One Phycisphaerae bacterium DNA window includes the following coding sequences:
- a CDS encoding NAD-dependent epimerase/dehydratase family protein — MSLQQDARGDAVSKPGSTGGRYLVTGGAGFLGVNLVRYLLARGHQVASLDVAPFDYADCRDRVEVHLGDIRRPEDVRRAVRSARCVVHAAAALPLYKPEDIFSTDVDGTRNVLQAALEAGVERVVHVSSTAVYGIPDHHPLREDDRKQGVGPYGQAKVEAEEVCLEYRRRHGMCIPMVRPKSFIGPERLGVFAIFYDWAHEGHGFPMIGSGRNRYQLLDVEDLCEAIYLCCVLDGERVNDVFNIGAAEFTTMGEDFQAVLDEAGFGKKIKPFPARPLIWTLRQLERLGLSPLYKWVYETACEDSFVSIEKAQRVLGFQPRYSNKQALVRNYRWYLEHLDQFAGTSGVSHRVPWKQGILRLAKVFF; from the coding sequence ATGAGTCTTCAGCAGGATGCGCGGGGAGACGCGGTCAGCAAGCCGGGATCGACCGGTGGCCGCTACCTGGTCACCGGTGGTGCGGGCTTTCTGGGGGTCAATCTGGTGCGGTACCTCCTCGCCCGAGGGCACCAGGTGGCCTCGCTGGATGTGGCCCCGTTCGATTACGCCGATTGTCGCGACCGCGTCGAGGTTCACCTCGGCGACATCCGGCGGCCGGAGGACGTTCGAAGGGCCGTGCGCTCCGCGAGATGCGTGGTTCACGCCGCGGCGGCCTTACCGCTGTACAAGCCCGAGGACATCTTCTCGACCGATGTGGATGGCACGCGGAACGTGCTTCAGGCCGCGCTGGAGGCGGGCGTCGAGCGCGTCGTTCACGTCTCCTCGACCGCGGTGTATGGCATCCCCGACCATCATCCTCTCCGGGAAGATGATCGCAAGCAGGGCGTGGGGCCTTATGGGCAGGCCAAGGTCGAAGCGGAAGAGGTCTGCCTCGAGTACCGCAGACGCCACGGCATGTGCATTCCGATGGTGCGGCCCAAGTCATTCATTGGCCCTGAGCGGCTCGGCGTGTTCGCCATCTTCTACGACTGGGCCCACGAGGGTCACGGTTTTCCCATGATCGGTTCGGGGCGTAATCGCTACCAGCTTCTCGACGTGGAGGATCTCTGCGAAGCGATCTACCTCTGCTGCGTACTGGACGGTGAGCGGGTCAACGACGTGTTCAACATCGGTGCGGCCGAGTTCACCACCATGGGCGAGGATTTTCAGGCGGTTCTGGACGAGGCCGGTTTCGGCAAGAAGATCAAGCCCTTTCCGGCCCGTCCGCTCATCTGGACCCTGCGACAGCTGGAGCGGCTGGGGCTCTCGCCGCTGTACAAGTGGGTCTACGAAACGGCCTGCGAGGATTCGTTCGTCTCGATCGAGAAGGCCCAGCGGGTGCTGGGATTCCAGCCCCGATACTCGAACAAGCAGGCTCTGGTCCGCAACTACCGCTGGTACCTGGAGCATCTGGACCAGTTCGCCGGCACCTCAGGCGTATCCCACCGCGTTCCCTGGAAGCAGGGTATCCTACGGCTGGCGAAGGTTTTCTTCTGA
- a CDS encoding arsenate reductase ArsC: MRRLRVLFLCTGNSCRSQMAEGWARHLKGDDLKACSAGIETHGLNPNAVKVMAEAGVGISGYRSKNVAELKDVPFDFVVTVCGHAHETCPIFHGKARVIHVGFDDPPRLAALAAGPVWATSCSNPRATTSGP, encoded by the coding sequence ATGCGCAGGTTACGAGTGTTGTTCCTTTGCACCGGCAACTCGTGTCGAAGCCAGATGGCCGAGGGCTGGGCGCGCCATCTCAAGGGTGATGACCTCAAGGCCTGCTCGGCGGGTATAGAAACCCACGGCCTGAACCCGAACGCCGTGAAGGTCATGGCCGAAGCGGGTGTGGGTATCTCGGGGTATCGTTCGAAGAACGTGGCTGAGTTGAAGGATGTGCCTTTCGATTTCGTGGTCACGGTCTGCGGGCATGCTCATGAGACATGCCCCATCTTCCACGGCAAGGCGAGGGTGATTCATGTCGGTTTCGATGACCCACCCAGACTCGCGGCTCTGGCAGCGGGGCCGGTCTGGGCGACATCGTGCTCGAACCCAAGAGCGACTACATCCGGGCCATAA
- a CDS encoding sugar phosphate isomerase/epimerase: MLTVRVQWDSRRRCGASRIPLAEDRDEVHLSSEVTGGSLNAVVHRKRGLRLELTECTDMRLIARAMMVGGLCSVVVVLAGCDSRDVPTSQSVTADQAASKPGSLAAPARLKIADRVSCSSLVQIKQPLEAVAKSISEMGYPYMDLSCLSWAPHASVVEMRKDFEKEAGRVESVLAANRLKVSNLTLDAVEIKPYAEYEEDFRLVVKLAARLKARLINIMAPSKGADWADQVKKLKALQAIAAASGVILTVETHANQVTELPADAEKLCKEVPGLGLTLDPSHYYAGPNQGRSFDSLYPLVQGTGFRAGGMSWDTIQMPWGEGPIDFAGIVAKLEAAGYRGFYVVEYLEGFNTLDPLAEASKFLAWAKGL; the protein is encoded by the coding sequence ATGCTCACGGTTCGCGTGCAATGGGATTCTCGCCGCCGATGCGGAGCGTCTCGAATCCCTCTGGCGGAGGACCGCGATGAAGTCCACTTGTCCAGCGAGGTGACCGGGGGTAGTCTGAATGCCGTGGTCCATCGGAAACGTGGATTGAGGCTCGAGCTGACGGAGTGTACGGATATGCGACTGATCGCGCGGGCTATGATGGTGGGTGGTCTTTGCTCAGTGGTGGTTGTCCTGGCGGGCTGCGATTCAAGAGATGTGCCCACCAGCCAGAGCGTGACCGCGGATCAGGCGGCGTCCAAGCCGGGCAGCCTGGCGGCCCCGGCCAGGCTGAAGATTGCCGACCGGGTGTCGTGTTCGTCGCTGGTCCAGATCAAGCAGCCGCTGGAGGCCGTCGCCAAGTCGATTTCCGAGATGGGCTATCCATACATGGATCTGTCCTGTCTGTCGTGGGCCCCGCACGCGTCGGTGGTCGAGATGCGCAAGGACTTCGAGAAGGAGGCCGGCCGGGTTGAATCGGTGCTGGCGGCCAACCGCTTGAAGGTGTCCAACCTGACGCTGGATGCGGTGGAGATCAAGCCGTACGCGGAATACGAGGAGGATTTCCGGCTGGTGGTGAAGCTGGCCGCCCGGCTGAAGGCCCGGTTGATCAACATCATGGCTCCGTCCAAGGGAGCTGATTGGGCCGACCAGGTCAAGAAGCTGAAGGCCTTGCAGGCAATCGCGGCCGCGTCGGGTGTGATTCTGACCGTCGAGACACACGCCAACCAAGTCACGGAACTGCCGGCCGATGCTGAGAAGCTGTGCAAGGAGGTACCGGGCTTGGGCCTGACGCTCGACCCCAGTCATTACTACGCGGGCCCGAACCAGGGCCGGAGCTTCGATTCCCTGTACCCGCTGGTGCAGGGCACCGGTTTTCGGGCCGGGGGGATGAGTTGGGATACGATTCAGATGCCGTGGGGCGAGGGGCCGATCGATTTCGCGGGCATCGTGGCCAAGTTGGAGGCGGCGGGGTACCGGGGTTTCTACGTGGTCGAGTACCTGGAAGGCTTCAACACCCTGGATCCGCTGGCTGAGGCGAGCAAGTTTCTCGCCTGGGCGAAGGGACTGTGA
- a CDS encoding chemotaxis protein CheX: protein MDVRFINPFIGSVKNVFKTMLATDIIVSKPVIKEHDEANADVSAVIGLSGDASGCVVLSFPTRTAAAAASKFAGAEMDEKNPDFADALGELANMVAGHAKANLEGLNLSISLPSVIIGKEHTVSQSRIAPRLSLPCDSSLGRFAVEVVLVVEKKPAAVSAAPVPAGVGA from the coding sequence ATGGACGTCAGATTCATCAACCCTTTCATCGGGTCTGTGAAAAACGTGTTCAAGACTATGCTGGCGACGGACATCATCGTCAGCAAACCGGTGATCAAGGAACACGATGAGGCTAACGCCGATGTCTCCGCCGTCATCGGGCTGTCCGGCGATGCCAGCGGCTGCGTGGTGCTGTCTTTCCCTACGCGGACCGCAGCCGCCGCCGCCAGTAAATTCGCCGGCGCCGAGATGGATGAAAAAAACCCCGATTTCGCCGACGCACTCGGCGAACTCGCCAACATGGTGGCCGGTCACGCCAAGGCAAACCTCGAAGGTCTCAACCTGAGCATCTCGTTGCCCAGCGTGATCATTGGCAAGGAGCATACCGTGTCTCAGTCAAGAATCGCTCCGCGACTTTCGCTGCCCTGCGATTCGTCGCTGGGACGGTTCGCTGTGGAAGTCGTTCTGGTGGTTGAGAAGAAGCCGGCCGCGGTGAGCGCCGCACCCGTTCCAGCGGGGGTGGGCGCCTGA
- a CDS encoding response regulator — MKILLVDDSRTIRNIQKNVLAQLGFKDVVEAADGVEALKMIGESKPDMALVDWNMPNMDGITLVRKIRETDKQMPLIMVTTEAEKRRVIEAIQAGVNNYVVKPFTAETLGEKINATLAKAGMAPTAAAAPG; from the coding sequence ATGAAGATCCTGTTGGTTGATGATTCGCGGACGATCCGGAATATTCAGAAGAACGTCTTGGCCCAACTCGGCTTCAAAGACGTGGTCGAGGCGGCCGACGGAGTCGAGGCCCTCAAAATGATCGGCGAGAGCAAACCCGACATGGCCTTGGTCGACTGGAACATGCCCAACATGGACGGCATCACCCTGGTCCGCAAAATCCGCGAGACCGACAAGCAGATGCCGCTCATCATGGTCACCACCGAAGCGGAGAAGCGGCGGGTGATCGAGGCCATCCAGGCCGGGGTGAACAACTACGTGGTCAAACCCTTCACCGCAGAAACCCTCGGCGAGAAGATCAACGCCACCCTGGCCAAAGCCGGCATGGCTCCGACCGCCGCAGCGGCCCCCGGCTGA
- a CDS encoding NUDIX domain-containing protein — protein MLRDIQVSLALVECQGSWLVSRRAPGRVFAGHWEFPGGKVEGTETPAAAAVREVWEETGLRVVAVGDVGQVATEHDGQRVVLHLVRCQVVEGSPTVCSPAIDEVRFVSLSELAALPMPPANGEIVAHLSFLDRK, from the coding sequence ATGCTTCGCGACATCCAAGTCTCGCTTGCCTTGGTGGAGTGCCAGGGTTCCTGGCTGGTCAGCCGACGCGCTCCGGGACGGGTTTTCGCCGGTCATTGGGAGTTTCCTGGCGGCAAGGTCGAGGGAACGGAAACGCCGGCGGCAGCGGCGGTTCGGGAGGTGTGGGAGGAGACCGGCCTGAGGGTCGTTGCGGTGGGGGACGTCGGGCAGGTAGCAACGGAACATGACGGACAAAGGGTGGTCCTTCACCTGGTTCGGTGTCAAGTCGTGGAAGGCTCGCCTACGGTGTGCAGTCCGGCCATCGATGAGGTTCGCTTCGTTTCGCTGAGTGAGCTGGCCGCTCTGCCCATGCCGCCAGCGAACGGCGAGATTGTCGCCCATTTGTCTTTTTTAGACAGGAAATAG
- a CDS encoding metallophosphoesterase family protein, giving the protein MAKRSEVKRPWPFRGWMVVALSLLLSAASGQERNSRTALPSQDDTATSPSTPEVAVSRFMLTTVTDTTAVFTWETNRPTETIIRYGKHGERLDRIARPMPPGGSGQAGGTPVASSSRRFEHCELRGLRPGTRYDYACQVEHDATTGQANGQFTTLIPPPGEELFSFATMTDTHVGQQIVARLSLRGKLISPGTRWPEPNRPFWRLAVGAAIDEINARGAAFTIIKGDLTDGSTANEFPQARQLFDRLTRPYRVVHGNHDAAAPFLQTFGLAKPWYSFNHQDIHLVILDTEPMVNDKDPVLDAELNWLARDLRDHADRWTFVLLHRPILPKLERASGEALTEELLQLGSGLLGKIYGSGAAHTIDLATGKTPSVSPNAARKLAPLLRAHGRIAGVFAGHLHRNYVGYWPEETGNLPYVETASTKEYPCGYAITRVFTGGYMQSYHTPRDPQCLHWSAMTQDAYARLGLHSKAGDLAERNFVVSFDELCLSPRPPSGDSSRPGQSEENLRQP; this is encoded by the coding sequence ATGGCGAAACGTTCCGAAGTCAAACGCCCGTGGCCTTTCCGCGGGTGGATGGTAGTTGCTCTCTCGCTCCTGCTGTCGGCGGCCTCAGGCCAGGAGCGCAACTCACGAACGGCCCTGCCAAGCCAGGACGATACCGCCACCTCACCCTCGACACCCGAAGTCGCCGTCAGCCGGTTCATGCTCACGACCGTCACCGATACGACGGCCGTCTTCACCTGGGAAACGAATCGGCCGACCGAGACGATCATCCGCTATGGGAAACACGGAGAGCGCCTGGACCGGATCGCAAGGCCCATGCCCCCCGGCGGGTCCGGCCAGGCGGGCGGCACTCCGGTTGCGTCCTCTTCCCGGCGGTTTGAGCACTGCGAACTCCGGGGCCTGCGGCCGGGGACACGATACGACTACGCCTGCCAGGTCGAGCACGACGCAACGACCGGTCAGGCCAACGGTCAGTTCACCACACTCATCCCGCCGCCGGGCGAGGAGCTGTTCTCCTTCGCCACGATGACCGACACGCACGTCGGCCAGCAGATCGTCGCCCGGCTCAGCCTTCGCGGGAAGCTCATCAGCCCAGGCACACGTTGGCCCGAGCCCAATCGGCCCTTCTGGCGCCTGGCGGTCGGAGCCGCGATCGATGAAATCAATGCCCGCGGCGCCGCCTTCACCATCATCAAAGGGGATCTCACCGACGGATCGACCGCCAACGAGTTCCCGCAGGCCAGGCAGCTCTTCGATCGACTGACTCGTCCCTATCGCGTCGTCCACGGCAACCACGACGCGGCCGCCCCTTTCCTGCAGACATTCGGCCTCGCCAAGCCCTGGTACAGCTTCAACCATCAGGACATCCATCTCGTCATTCTCGACACCGAACCGATGGTGAACGACAAGGATCCGGTCCTGGACGCCGAGTTGAACTGGCTGGCCCGGGACCTTCGCGATCATGCAGACCGGTGGACCTTCGTGCTGCTGCACCGCCCCATCCTGCCCAAGCTGGAAAGGGCCTCGGGAGAAGCCCTGACCGAGGAACTGCTCCAGCTGGGAAGCGGTTTGCTCGGCAAGATCTACGGGAGCGGGGCCGCGCACACCATCGACCTCGCCACGGGCAAGACCCCGAGCGTCTCGCCCAACGCCGCCCGGAAGCTCGCCCCCCTCCTCCGCGCCCATGGCCGGATCGCCGGCGTCTTCGCGGGTCACCTGCACCGCAACTACGTCGGCTACTGGCCGGAGGAGACGGGCAACCTCCCGTACGTCGAGACGGCCTCGACCAAGGAGTACCCTTGCGGGTACGCCATCACCCGGGTCTTCACCGGCGGCTACATGCAGAGCTATCACACCCCGCGCGATCCGCAGTGCCTGCACTGGTCGGCCATGACTCAAGATGCCTACGCCCGGCTTGGTCTGCACAGCAAGGCGGGAGATCTCGCCGAACGCAACTTCGTCGTGTCTTTCGACGAGTTGTGCCTGTCGCCCCGGCCGCCGTCCGGCGACAGCTCCCGGCCCGGCCAGTCAGAAGAAAACCTTCGCCAGCCGTAG
- a CDS encoding DegT/DnrJ/EryC1/StrS family aminotransferase, producing MKVPLLDLAAQYRSVESEVRAAVIRVLDSQQYILGPDVASLEAELATLTGVPHGIGVSSGTDAILASLMALGIGPGDEVIVPTFTFFATAGCVSRTGAKPVFVDILPDTFNIDPEAVEAAVTPQTKAIIPVHLFGQCADMDRIMEIGNRHGLYVVEDNAQAIAATYKDRPACSFGIVGTLSFYPTKNLSAAGEGGMILTRDEALAQKLRFIRDHGQNPRYYYHFIGGNFRLGGIQGAVLRVKLKRLADWTAARRQRAARYDVGLRDSSVQTPAVLPCCEPVYHQYTIRSPRRDALQKYLTDAGIASGIYYPLPLHLQPCFRDLGYKEGACPVAEKAAKEVLSLPISPEMTEDQQDYVIQTIRQFK from the coding sequence ATGAAAGTGCCACTCCTTGACCTTGCGGCTCAGTATCGGTCGGTCGAATCCGAGGTCCGCGCCGCCGTCATCCGCGTACTTGACTCACAGCAGTACATCCTCGGCCCCGATGTGGCCTCTCTGGAAGCCGAACTGGCCACCCTCACCGGTGTCCCTCACGGTATTGGCGTGAGCAGCGGGACGGACGCCATCCTCGCCTCACTCATGGCCCTTGGCATCGGACCAGGTGACGAAGTCATTGTTCCGACCTTTACTTTCTTCGCCACCGCCGGTTGCGTCAGCCGTACCGGCGCCAAACCCGTGTTCGTCGACATTCTGCCGGACACATTCAACATCGACCCGGAAGCTGTCGAGGCGGCCGTCACGCCGCAGACCAAGGCGATTATCCCCGTCCATCTGTTTGGCCAATGCGCGGACATGGATCGCATCATGGAGATCGGCAATCGGCATGGTCTGTACGTGGTTGAAGACAATGCCCAGGCAATCGCGGCCACCTACAAGGACAGGCCGGCCTGCAGTTTCGGAATTGTCGGCACGCTCTCGTTCTATCCGACTAAGAATCTGTCGGCGGCCGGCGAAGGGGGCATGATCCTCACCCGCGATGAGGCTCTGGCCCAGAAACTGCGGTTCATCCGTGATCACGGCCAGAATCCGCGCTACTACTACCACTTCATCGGCGGCAATTTCCGACTGGGTGGGATTCAAGGCGCGGTCCTCCGGGTGAAACTCAAGCGGCTGGCCGACTGGACGGCCGCCCGCCGCCAGCGCGCCGCACGCTACGACGTCGGCCTCAGGGATTCGTCCGTGCAGACACCCGCAGTCCTGCCTTGCTGTGAGCCTGTCTACCACCAGTACACCATTCGTTCGCCGCGCCGGGACGCGCTGCAGAAGTACCTGACCGACGCCGGGATCGCATCGGGCATCTACTATCCGCTGCCGCTCCACCTCCAGCCCTGCTTCAGAGATCTGGGCTACAAGGAAGGTGCCTGCCCCGTGGCCGAGAAGGCCGCCAAGGAAGTCCTGTCGCTCCCGATCTCCCCCGAAATGACCGAGGACCAGCAAGACTACGTGATCCAGACCATCCGACAGTTCAAGTAG
- a CDS encoding SIS domain-containing protein encodes MDIQQRMREILAREAAAITAVNVTAEFERAVRAINACGGKVLTTGMGKAGHIARKFAATLCSTGTPAAYIHPGEAAHGDLGLVDKDDCIVAFSTSGKTNEVIEMLDLGRHLGLETIIGITSHPDSHLRDLADIILDMGIVEEPCPLGLTPSASIAVMLAISDAIALALMELKGVTKHDYGLRHHGGYLGRKARTDNL; translated from the coding sequence GTGGACATACAACAGCGAATGAGGGAGATCCTGGCCCGCGAGGCAGCGGCCATTACCGCGGTGAATGTGACTGCCGAGTTCGAGCGGGCGGTGCGGGCGATCAACGCCTGCGGGGGCAAGGTGCTGACCACCGGGATGGGCAAGGCGGGGCACATTGCCCGCAAGTTCGCCGCCACGCTGTGTTCCACGGGGACGCCGGCCGCCTACATTCACCCGGGCGAGGCCGCCCACGGCGATCTGGGGCTGGTGGACAAAGATGACTGCATCGTCGCGTTCTCGACCAGCGGCAAGACCAACGAAGTCATCGAGATGCTCGATCTGGGCCGGCACCTGGGTCTCGAGACGATCATCGGCATCACCTCGCATCCCGACTCGCACCTTCGCGATCTGGCCGACATCATTCTGGACATGGGTATCGTCGAGGAGCCTTGCCCGCTGGGTCTGACGCCGTCGGCGAGTATCGCGGTGATGCTGGCGATCAGTGACGCCATCGCCCTGGCCCTGATGGAGCTCAAGGGGGTCACCAAGCACGACTACGGCCTGCGGCATCACGGCGGGTACCTAGGGCGGAAGGCCCGCACGGACAATCTGTGA